One segment of Haloplanus natans DSM 17983 DNA contains the following:
- a CDS encoding sensor histidine kinase, whose translation MSGLLGRIDRALVGMFAAGPTDGSRRRERLARLGACTAISLTGIALVIPHLAPYLATGQPAVGLGLAALGTVVCVGLVAAGLRLYRSGFSTPNAVRIAVWNFLGLVVLGGVLLGHGAYRGSLGTVSTADALAAGNVLAVSAAAHVIIGVHDARRVRAEQLAREREKFAVLSRVLRHNLRNDATVLIGQSERLATELDEGALAEAADMVHRRSRAVGGMAEKTKTMLEALERRSSPNARLNVHDIATAVADDVAVDDEMAITVDVPRDLWIWADDSIERALVELVENAAEHGGSEIVVSAAADADGTVRIDVVDDGPGIPDDERAVIAGESEITQLKHGSGLGLWVARSVAEAAGGELTFRTDGERTVVRLSHDRAAAPQTASSEARTATAT comes from the coding sequence ATGTCAGGACTCCTCGGCCGGATCGACCGGGCGCTCGTCGGGATGTTCGCGGCGGGGCCGACCGACGGGAGCCGCCGTCGGGAACGGCTCGCCCGACTCGGCGCGTGTACCGCGATCAGTCTGACCGGCATCGCGCTGGTGATCCCCCACCTCGCCCCGTATCTCGCCACGGGCCAACCGGCGGTCGGACTGGGACTGGCCGCGCTGGGCACGGTCGTCTGTGTCGGCCTGGTCGCGGCCGGTCTCCGCCTCTATCGGAGCGGATTCTCGACGCCGAACGCGGTGCGGATCGCCGTCTGGAACTTCCTCGGCCTCGTCGTCCTCGGGGGCGTTCTACTCGGTCACGGCGCCTACCGCGGGAGCCTCGGCACCGTGAGCACGGCGGACGCACTGGCGGCGGGGAACGTCCTCGCGGTCAGTGCGGCCGCCCACGTCATCATCGGCGTCCACGACGCCCGGCGGGTTCGCGCGGAGCAACTGGCCCGCGAGCGCGAGAAATTCGCCGTCCTCAGCCGCGTCCTTCGGCACAACCTGCGCAACGACGCGACGGTGCTGATCGGCCAGTCCGAGCGGCTGGCGACCGAACTCGACGAGGGGGCGCTCGCGGAGGCCGCAGACATGGTCCATCGGCGGTCCCGGGCGGTCGGCGGGATGGCGGAGAAGACCAAGACGATGCTCGAAGCGCTGGAGCGTCGGTCGTCGCCGAACGCACGGCTGAACGTCCACGACATCGCGACGGCCGTCGCCGACGATGTCGCCGTCGACGACGAGATGGCGATCACCGTCGACGTACCGCGTGACCTGTGGATCTGGGCCGACGACAGCATCGAACGGGCGCTCGTCGAACTGGTCGAGAACGCGGCCGAACACGGCGGCTCGGAGATAGTCGTGAGCGCCGCGGCCGACGCCGACGGTACGGTCCGGATCGATGTCGTCGACGACGGGCCTGGAATCCCGGACGACGAACGAGCCGTGATCGCGGGCGAGTCGGAGATCACCCAGCTCAAACACGGGAGCGGGCTCGGTCTCTGGGTCGCACGCTCCGTCGCCGAGGCCGCCGGCGGGGAGTTGACGTTCCGGACGGACGGCGAGCGGACGGTCGTCCGCCTCTCGCACGACCGGGCAGCGGCGCCCCAGACGGCGTCGAGCGAGGCGCGGACAGCGACGGCGACCTGA
- a CDS encoding elongation factor EF-2, with protein MGRRKKIVQECERLMDKPENIRNIAIAAHVDHGKTTLTDNLLAGAGMISQDTAGQQLAMDTEEDEQERGITIDAANVSMTHEYEGKNHLINLIDTPGHVDFGGDVTRAMRAVDGALVVVDAVEGAMPQTETVLRQALREGVKPTLFINKVDRLISELQEGPQEMQERLLSVIRDVNELIRGMTEEMDDINDDWTVGVEDGTVGFGSALYKWGVSMPSMQRTGMDFGDIIDLERADKRQELHERTPLSDVVLDMVCEHFPNPLDAQPRRIPRIWRGDDTSEIAESMRLVDEDGELVLMVTDIGIDPHAGEIAAGRVFSGTIEKGQELYVSGTAGKNRVQSVGIYMGGEREEVEHVPAGNIAAVTGLKDAIAGSTVSSVEMTPFESIEHISEPVITKSVEARNMDDLPKLIETLQQVAKEDPTIQIEINEETGEHLISGQGELHLEVIGQRIERNQGIPINTGEPIVVFRESPQMASGEVEGVSPNRHNKFYITVEPLSDDIVDEIQLGNVSMDMPELERREALQEAGMDKDTSQNVEHIHGTNILIDDTKGIQHLNETMELVVEGIEEALDDGPLAAEPVSGALVRLHDAKLHEDTIHRGPAQVIPAVREAVHRALIDGEIRILEPIQNVRIDVPSEHMGAASGEIQGRRGRVDDMYQEGDLMVIEGIAPVEEMIGFSSDIRSATEGRASWNTENAGFRVLADNLQPDIITEIRERKGMKLELPPSIDYI; from the coding sequence ATGGGCCGACGAAAGAAGATCGTACAAGAATGTGAACGGCTGATGGACAAACCGGAGAACATCCGGAACATCGCCATCGCCGCTCACGTCGATCACGGCAAGACGACGCTGACGGACAACCTGCTCGCCGGCGCGGGCATGATCTCGCAGGACACCGCGGGCCAGCAGCTCGCGATGGACACCGAGGAGGACGAGCAGGAACGCGGCATCACCATCGACGCCGCGAACGTCTCGATGACCCACGAGTACGAGGGCAAGAACCACCTGATCAACCTGATCGACACGCCGGGTCACGTCGACTTCGGTGGCGACGTGACGCGGGCGATGCGCGCCGTCGACGGGGCCTTGGTGGTGGTCGACGCCGTCGAGGGCGCGATGCCCCAGACGGAGACGGTGCTCCGGCAGGCGCTCCGCGAGGGCGTCAAGCCGACGCTGTTTATCAACAAGGTCGACCGCCTCATCTCCGAGCTCCAGGAGGGTCCCCAGGAGATGCAGGAGCGGCTCCTGTCGGTCATCCGTGACGTGAACGAGCTCATCCGCGGCATGACCGAGGAGATGGACGACATCAACGACGACTGGACCGTCGGCGTCGAGGACGGTACCGTCGGCTTCGGCTCGGCCCTCTACAAGTGGGGCGTCTCGATGCCCTCGATGCAGCGGACGGGCATGGACTTCGGCGATATAATCGACCTCGAACGCGCCGACAAGCGCCAGGAGCTCCACGAGCGGACGCCGCTCTCCGACGTGGTGCTCGACATGGTCTGTGAGCACTTCCCGAACCCGCTGGACGCCCAGCCCCGCCGTATCCCGCGCATTTGGCGCGGCGACGACACCTCCGAAATCGCGGAGTCGATGCGGCTGGTCGACGAAGACGGCGAACTCGTCCTCATGGTTACGGACATCGGCATCGACCCCCACGCCGGCGAAATCGCGGCCGGCCGCGTCTTCTCGGGCACCATCGAGAAGGGCCAGGAGCTCTACGTCTCCGGGACGGCGGGCAAGAACCGCGTCCAGAGCGTCGGCATCTACATGGGTGGCGAGCGCGAGGAAGTGGAACACGTCCCCGCAGGCAACATCGCCGCAGTCACGGGCCTCAAGGACGCTATCGCCGGCTCGACGGTGTCGAGCGTCGAGATGACGCCGTTCGAGTCCATCGAACACATCTCGGAGCCGGTCATCACGAAAAGCGTCGAGGCGCGAAACATGGACGACCTGCCGAAGCTCATCGAGACGCTCCAGCAGGTCGCGAAGGAGGACCCGACGATCCAGATCGAGATCAACGAGGAGACCGGCGAACACCTGATCTCCGGTCAGGGTGAACTCCACCTCGAAGTCATCGGTCAGCGCATCGAGCGCAACCAGGGTATCCCGATCAACACCGGCGAACCGATCGTCGTCTTCCGTGAGTCGCCCCAGATGGCCTCCGGGGAAGTCGAGGGCGTCTCGCCGAACCGTCACAACAAGTTCTACATCACGGTCGAGCCCCTGAGCGACGACATCGTCGACGAGATTCAGCTCGGCAACGTCTCGATGGACATGCCCGAACTGGAGCGCCGCGAGGCCCTCCAGGAAGCCGGCATGGACAAGGACACCTCCCAGAACGTGGAGCACATCCACGGGACGAACATCCTCATCGACGACACGAAGGGGATTCAGCACCTCAACGAGACGATGGAACTGGTCGTCGAGGGGATCGAAGAGGCGCTCGACGACGGGCCGCTGGCGGCCGAACCCGTCTCGGGTGCGCTCGTCCGCCTGCACGACGCGAAACTCCACGAGGACACCATCCACCGCGGTCCGGCACAGGTCATCCCCGCCGTCCGCGAGGCGGTCCACCGCGCCCTGATCGACGGCGAGATCCGCATACTCGAACCCATCCAGAACGTGCGTATCGACGTTCCCTCGGAACACATGGGGGCGGCCTCGGGCGAGATTCAGGGTCGCCGTGGCCGCGTCGACGACATGTATCAAGAGGGCGACCTCATGGTCATCGAGGGCATCGCGCCCGTCGAGGAGATGATCGGCTTCTCTTCCGACATCCGGAGCGCCACCGAGGGTCGAGCCTCGTGGAACACGGAGAACGCCGGCTTCCGCGTGCTCGCCGACAACCTCCAGCCGGACATCATCACGGAGATCCGCGAGCGCAAGGGAATGAAGCTCGAACTGCCGCCGTCGATCGACTACATCTGA
- a CDS encoding DUF5781 family protein, whose protein sequence is MDVRVQGGAPPDPFLGAADLLATEHDLDHPVRVRVRDDPDERTWTAHYDDYHVLNISRQAATSAMARELALHELAHMARYEQGHASHTQSTDEALFLALSGRTVERRKLAHCYQIANHMRDIYADDITLAVAPAGKLVQFLESQLAAAVADAPGPAGSRPAGAGPADDGADPDITAVNAAFALGLVERHSLIDADHRLYDLARAAAADAPTVGMEAFKRRFRSLIDDPSESDFRRDLVTVTKEYALETGPAAD, encoded by the coding sequence ATGGACGTACGAGTACAGGGTGGCGCCCCGCCGGACCCGTTTCTCGGGGCCGCCGACCTGCTAGCGACGGAACACGACCTCGACCACCCGGTCCGCGTGCGGGTCCGGGACGACCCCGACGAGCGAACCTGGACGGCCCACTACGACGACTACCACGTCCTCAACATCTCCCGTCAGGCCGCGACGAGCGCGATGGCCCGCGAACTCGCGCTCCACGAACTCGCGCACATGGCCCGCTACGAACAGGGGCACGCCTCCCACACTCAGTCGACCGACGAGGCGCTCTTTCTCGCCCTCTCCGGGCGCACCGTCGAGCGCCGCAAACTCGCCCACTGCTATCAGATCGCCAACCACATGCGCGATATCTACGCCGACGACATCACCCTCGCCGTCGCGCCCGCGGGGAAACTCGTCCAGTTTCTCGAATCCCAGTTGGCGGCGGCCGTCGCCGACGCCCCCGGTCCCGCCGGCTCCCGTCCCGCCGGCGCCGGCCCTGCCGACGACGGCGCCGACCCCGACATCACCGCCGTCAACGCCGCCTTCGCGCTCGGCCTCGTCGAACGCCATAGCCTGATCGACGCCGACCACCGGCTCTACGACCTCGCGCGCGCCGCTGCCGCCGACGCCCCCACCGTCGGGATGGAGGCGTTCAAGCGGCGCTTCCGGTCGCTGATCGACGATCCAAGCGAGAGCGACTTCCGGCGCGACCTGGTGACCGTCACCAAGGAGTACGCGCTCGAGACGGGGCCGGCGGCGGACTGA
- a CDS encoding iron-containing alcohol dehydrogenase translates to MTLGSLADTHTIRSPAHVEYGSGAVDALESFARDRGIDSVLVVTDDHLAASGVIDTPVARLEAAGVDVVVYDGVAPEPKLAMAEAAAEQVGDRDLVVGVGGGSSMDTAKLAAALAAHGGPVRDMLGMDNVPGETGPLALVPTTAGTGSEVTHVGVFADERDGGVKKVVFSPFLFADLAAVDPDLTETMPPGVAAATGLDALTHAIESYVSVLRTPYTDTLARRAVELVAENLRPAVAQGPENDEVRANMSLAATLAGQAFVNSGLGAVHALTYPLGMECGLGHGLANGVLLPHVMRYNVPAEVDRFADLADLLGEQRRPGESDRAFADRSVEAVFDLLADVNVPTSIAEYGDFDRETFADFADVAFEHSEHNIDRNPRRMDREDVIGVFEAADEGR, encoded by the coding sequence ATGACACTCGGCTCACTCGCCGACACACATACGATTCGGAGCCCCGCCCACGTCGAGTACGGGTCGGGCGCGGTCGACGCGCTCGAATCCTTCGCCCGCGACCGCGGTATCGACTCTGTGCTCGTCGTCACGGACGACCACCTCGCGGCCAGCGGCGTCATCGATACGCCCGTCGCCCGTCTGGAGGCCGCAGGCGTCGACGTGGTGGTGTACGACGGCGTGGCGCCCGAGCCGAAACTGGCGATGGCCGAGGCGGCGGCGGAGCAGGTCGGGGACCGCGATCTGGTGGTCGGCGTCGGCGGAGGGAGTTCGATGGACACGGCGAAGTTGGCGGCGGCGCTGGCGGCCCACGGTGGCCCCGTTCGAGATATGCTCGGCATGGATAACGTGCCCGGGGAGACGGGACCGTTGGCGCTCGTCCCGACGACGGCGGGGACGGGCAGCGAGGTGACGCACGTCGGCGTGTTCGCCGACGAACGCGACGGCGGAGTAAAGAAGGTCGTCTTCTCGCCGTTCCTCTTTGCCGACCTCGCGGCGGTCGATCCGGACTTGACGGAGACGATGCCGCCGGGCGTCGCCGCGGCGACGGGACTGGACGCGCTCACGCACGCGATAGAGAGCTACGTCTCCGTCCTCCGGACGCCGTATACGGACACGTTGGCGCGGCGGGCGGTCGAACTCGTCGCGGAGAACCTGCGGCCGGCGGTGGCACAGGGGCCGGAAAACGACGAAGTGCGCGCGAACATGAGCCTCGCCGCCACCCTGGCGGGACAGGCGTTCGTCAACTCCGGCCTGGGGGCGGTCCACGCGCTCACCTACCCGCTCGGCATGGAGTGTGGGCTGGGGCACGGGCTGGCGAACGGCGTCCTCCTCCCGCACGTGATGCGGTACAACGTGCCCGCGGAGGTGGATCGGTTCGCGGACCTCGCCGACCTGCTGGGCGAGCAGCGTCGTCCCGGCGAGTCGGACCGGGCGTTCGCCGACCGGAGCGTCGAGGCGGTTTTCGACCTGCTGGCGGACGTGAACGTGCCGACCAGTATCGCCGAATACGGTGACTTCGACCGGGAGACGTTCGCGGATTTCGCCGACGTGGCGTTCGAGCACTCCGAGCACAACATCGACCGGAACCCACGACGGATGGACCGCGAGGACGTGATCGGCGTGTTCGAGGCGGCCGACGAGGGCCGATGA
- a CDS encoding 30S ribosomal protein S7 yields the protein MSESDTPEPDAPAGSDEQETDALLFGVWETGDIAYTDPSTQRYINVTPIAHTMGRHASKQFQKSEISVVERLINRLMQTEENTGKKQQAMRIVRDAFEIVHEDTKENPVQVLVTAVENAAPREETVRLKYGGISVPQAVDVAPQRRVDQALKFLAEGTYRGSYKTPTSAAQALATQLMGAADYDVGTYAINQKEEAERVAAAAR from the coding sequence ATGTCCGAGAGCGACACCCCCGAGCCGGACGCCCCGGCCGGCAGCGACGAGCAGGAGACGGACGCGCTCCTCTTTGGCGTCTGGGAGACCGGCGACATCGCGTACACCGACCCCAGCACGCAGCGCTATATCAACGTGACCCCCATCGCGCACACGATGGGCCGTCACGCCTCCAAGCAGTTCCAGAAGAGCGAAATCTCGGTCGTCGAGCGGCTGATCAATCGCTTGATGCAGACCGAGGAGAACACGGGCAAAAAGCAACAGGCGATGCGCATCGTCCGTGACGCCTTCGAAATCGTCCACGAGGACACGAAGGAGAACCCGGTGCAGGTGCTCGTCACGGCCGTCGAGAACGCCGCGCCGCGCGAGGAGACCGTTCGCCTGAAATACGGCGGGATCTCGGTCCCGCAGGCCGTCGACGTGGCGCCCCAGCGCCGGGTCGACCAGGCCCTGAAGTTCCTCGCGGAAGGCACCTATCGCGGCTCCTACAAGACGCCGACGAGTGCCGCGCAGGCGCTCGCGACGCAGCTGATGGGTGCCGCCGACTACGACGTCGGCACCTACGCCATCAACCAGAAAGAGGAAGCCGAGCGGGTCGCCGCAGCCGCGCGGTAA
- a CDS encoding 30S ribosomal protein S12, with the protein MANGKYAARKLKKDRQTRRWSDSEYARRERGLRKKSDPLEGAPQARGIVLEKVGIEAKQPNSAIRKCVRVQLIKNGKQVTAFCPGDGAISFIDEHDEVTIAGIGGAKGRAMGDLSGVNYKVEKVNGVSMIELVRGNAEKPVR; encoded by the coding sequence ATGGCGAACGGCAAGTACGCGGCCCGCAAACTCAAGAAGGACCGCCAGACGCGACGGTGGTCCGACTCGGAGTACGCGCGACGCGAGCGCGGTCTCCGGAAGAAATCGGACCCGCTCGAGGGTGCGCCCCAGGCCCGGGGCATCGTTCTCGAGAAGGTCGGCATCGAGGCGAAACAGCCCAACTCCGCGATCCGGAAATGCGTCCGGGTCCAGCTGATCAAAAACGGGAAGCAGGTGACGGCCTTCTGCCCCGGCGACGGCGCCATCTCCTTCATCGACGAACACGACGAGGTCACCATCGCCGGCATCGGCGGCGCGAAGGGTCGCGCGATGGGCGACCTCTCGGGCGTGAACTACAAAGTGGAGAAGGTCAACGGCGTGTCGATGATCGAACTCGTGCGCGGGAACGCGGAGAAACCGGTTCGATAA
- a CDS encoding NusA-like transcription termination signal-binding factor, whose protein sequence is MRVTLSDRDRRFIARFEDETGATARDCLVYDDQDRVVFLVAAGEMAQAVGPGGRTVGRVEEALGRTVELVEDADTPEAFVANVLAPAAVQHVTISEQGDRVAYAEVPDADRGAAIGRDGRNIETARRLARRHYDLDDVQLT, encoded by the coding sequence ATGCGGGTCACCCTCTCCGATCGCGACCGCCGGTTCATCGCCCGGTTCGAGGACGAAACCGGCGCCACGGCCCGCGACTGCCTGGTGTACGACGATCAGGACCGTGTCGTCTTCCTCGTCGCCGCCGGCGAGATGGCCCAGGCGGTCGGGCCCGGCGGTCGGACCGTCGGGCGCGTCGAGGAAGCACTCGGCCGGACGGTCGAACTCGTCGAGGACGCGGACACGCCGGAGGCGTTCGTTGCCAACGTGCTCGCGCCGGCGGCGGTCCAACACGTCACGATCAGCGAGCAGGGTGACCGGGTGGCGTACGCCGAAGTCCCTGACGCCGACCGCGGTGCCGCCATCGGCCGCGACGGGCGAAACATCGAGACGGCGCGGCGTCTGGCGCGGCGGCATTACGACCTGGACGACGTGCAGTTAACCTGA
- the rpoA2 gene encoding DNA-directed RNA polymerase subunit A'', whose translation MTESEYEHVTEDIEVVVEDTELPRRLKEQIYETVEDRGPITVEQANEIAQATESRYVDTRVDPLDPVGTVSAQSIGEPGTQMTMNTFHYAGVAEIDVTQGLPRLIELVDARKTPDTPMMTVYLDEEYATDRERAHEVVWSIESTKILSLGDVSTNVADMLVQIDLNDETLLERWPTVGDVGEIAAEIAETIEDALGVQTRRSGTLVEFGPSEPSYRELLQLVEELRDVVFKGIEEVSRVVIRKESLDDGEEFVLYTEGSAFGDVIEIEGVDASRTTCNNIHEIYRNLGVEAAREAIINETMDTLEEQGLDDVNVRHLMLVADIMTNRGTIESIGRHGISGSKESVLARAAFEVTVNHLLDAAIHGERDRLDGVIENVIVGKPVAIGTGDVDLRMGSFSATQPSDD comes from the coding sequence ATGACTGAATCCGAGTACGAACACGTCACCGAGGACATCGAGGTGGTCGTCGAGGATACGGAACTGCCGCGCCGCCTGAAAGAGCAGATCTACGAGACGGTCGAGGATCGGGGGCCGATCACGGTCGAGCAGGCGAACGAGATCGCGCAGGCGACGGAGTCACGCTACGTCGACACGCGGGTCGACCCGCTCGACCCCGTCGGCACGGTGTCGGCACAGTCCATCGGCGAGCCCGGAACGCAGATGACGATGAACACGTTCCACTACGCGGGCGTCGCGGAGATCGACGTGACCCAGGGGCTCCCCCGCCTCATCGAACTCGTCGACGCGCGGAAGACACCCGACACGCCGATGATGACGGTGTATCTCGACGAGGAGTACGCGACGGACCGCGAGCGCGCCCACGAGGTGGTGTGGTCGATCGAATCGACCAAGATCCTCTCGCTGGGTGACGTCTCGACGAACGTCGCCGACATGCTCGTCCAGATCGACCTGAACGACGAGACGCTGCTCGAACGGTGGCCGACCGTCGGCGACGTGGGCGAGATCGCGGCGGAGATCGCCGAGACCATCGAGGACGCCCTCGGCGTCCAGACCCGGCGCTCGGGAACGCTCGTCGAGTTCGGCCCCTCCGAGCCGAGCTACCGCGAACTGCTCCAGTTGGTCGAGGAACTCCGCGACGTGGTGTTCAAAGGAATCGAGGAAGTCTCTCGCGTCGTCATCCGCAAGGAGAGTCTCGACGACGGCGAGGAGTTCGTCCTCTACACCGAGGGGTCGGCCTTCGGCGACGTGATCGAAATAGAGGGCGTCGACGCCTCGCGGACGACCTGTAACAACATCCACGAAATCTATCGCAACCTCGGCGTCGAGGCGGCCCGCGAGGCCATCATCAACGAGACGATGGACACGCTCGAAGAGCAGGGGCTCGACGACGTGAACGTCCGTCACCTGATGCTCGTGGCCGACATCATGACCAACCGCGGCACCATCGAGTCCATCGGCCGCCACGGCATCTCGGGGTCGAAGGAGTCGGTGCTCGCCCGCGCCGCCTTCGAGGTGACGGTCAACCACCTGCTCGACGCGGCGATCCACGGCGAGCGCGACCGACTCGACGGCGTCATCGAGAACGTGATCGTCGGCAAGCCGGTCGCCATCGGCACCGGCGACGTGGACCTGCGGATGGGGTCGTTCAGCGCGACGCAGCCGTCGGACGACTAG